The region cattgcTGTGTGGCCTGAAGGGCTCAGGACAGAGCCCTGCTGGGGATGAATCCTGGCTCCCCTGGCACTGAGGGTGGAGTGAGAGCTCTGCCACCACCTCTGGTGACCTCATTGCCAGCTTGCATTATGATGTCACTGGCCCAGCATTCCGGGTTCCTGCTTGAGTATCTCCAAGCCCCCCAGGTGGGAACACTCCCCTGGGGTCTGTAACAGCTTATCCACCCGACCATGTAAAGGTGACAGGCATGGTAACAactctgggggggtgggggcagcctcGGGGTAGCTGGGTCACCTTTCCCTGGCAGAACAAAGGCAGTCACAGAGCAGGGTGACTAACACTTGGGCTCTGGGTTCAAGTTCTAGCCCTACTGGGCACCGGCTGTTTGACCTTGGCCTGACAGCTtgaacctccctgagcctcagtttcctcatctctgaaattggTTAATAGTTCCTTTTTCCCTGAGTACTGGGGAGGAgtcaaggagggagagaagacatGTAAAGCATGAGAGTGTGGGGCCTgggacacagtaggtgctcaataaatgctaacgGATAGGGTCGGTTAGTTAAGGGAGCCTGAGAGTCGCTTGGTGAGAGCTGGTTAGGGAGGGACGGTGTCCCGTGTCTTTTGGGGCTGGCCAGGGCCTGGGGGTAGAAGCAGAGGTGGCTCCACTGTCAGGAGAGGGGGCCCAGCTTTGACTGTCCCTCACTTCCCAGCTCAGCCAAGTGAGCTCCAGCCCATAGGAGGtggggcccacagcctggccctGAGACCAGGAACCCACTGACCCCcagccctccttcctttctcctcccaggTTTTGGGCCAAAGTGGGCTGGGGCTCGAGACAAGCTGGGTCTCATCTGGCCTCCCCTGacctctgcctctgcctgcctctcctgtagGCATGTCCACCTGCCTTCTCTTGGTCCCCAGGTCCTTGCATCTGGGACTGTCTCCTCAGGGCTCTGTTTCCATGTCTCTTAGATCCTCTAGTCTCTGACCTGGGCCAGGCACCCTGCGTCTCTGAGCCCAGTTGCCTCAGTCTGTGTTCCCTATGATGCTCTGTCCTCTAACCTTGACCCTTTGCCCTGTCCTCTCTCAGTCCCTTTGTCTGACCCACCCCTCGAGTTCTCTTGTCTCGTGATCCTCTGTCCCCACCACCTGTCTCTATTCTTCTGGCCCCATgtccccctctgccccccagcGCTCTATGCCTGGGTTccccccctcacccccgccccctgGGCTCTGTCCCCGCCCGTCAGCCCCTGGTCCCAGCTCCCGGCCGGCCCGGCTCCTGCATGGACAAAGGGGTCCTTTGTGGGCTGACCGCGGCTGGCGGGGCGGCGGGGCGCTGGCTCCGCATTACTGATGAAACGGAGCCCTTTGTTGTCCCTCCTCAGGCGCAGTATTTCTTTTTGGGGGCTGGATGCGTTCCTGGCAGGGCCGATGATGGATGCACCCGCCGCCGCCCGCCTGCCCGCCAGCTTTCCCTCCCGCTCATTCCCGCTCCGCTTCAACgcagccccagctcctcccctGCCGCCTGGGCACTGCCAGGCCCTTCCTGGCCTGGGAGGGGGTTGCTGTGTGCCCTGCAGTAGAGGCCGGGGCCTGGGAGAAGGTCTTCTCTTATGTCCTCCCCTTCCATGAGTAGGGCACGTGAGCCCTGTGGTCAGTGGTCCACTGGGACCAGGGCATAAGCTTTTCCCAGGGTCTGAAGGAGATGAGCCGGGTACAGCGACAGATCTGGAACAGGCTTGGTTGGGGACCAGGCTTTGGGGGCTAGACGTTGGTATCTGTCCACTCTGGGGTTTGAGTTGCCCTGTGTGCCAGCCCCCTCGTGTACCCCCCACCTTCACTTTCTGAGGCTGACAAACCAGTGTTCTGCCTGCAGCACCTGTTCAATGACATATCACATCCTCTGGGCCCGAAGTCAGCATGTCCCAGGACCTGGGGGGGGCTTGGGGGAATTGTCCCTGAGGAAggacagaaaaatgaaagatcagagaGATTCAAAGAGGAGGCCAGAGATGAACAGAACATGAGATTAGGTCCCCACCAAGAGAGACTCGGGAtggagacagaagcagagagacttAGCCAGAGTGCCAGCCCTGAAAGCAGTCTGTGTCAGAGGGAGCTGACTTCTAATTGACCTGCCCGCCCCACACGCAAAGCCAGATcctggagctgggaggagggagggagtagAGCAAGAGCAGCGTTAATGCAGCTATCGATTTCTGCCACCAGCCAGCAGGCCGCAGAGGCGGGGGACACACAGAGGGGCTAGGGCGCAGACTGcttccctccccacttctccaGCCCGCGGGCGTCTGCCTTCTTCTGTCTTCTCCCCTCAGCCTGTGTCTGGGGCTCCTGGGGCTATGGTCCAGGGCAGAGCAGCTGAGCTCGATGGGCAAGGGCTAGGTGACTTGGCATGACAGTCTCTGGCCCTGATCTCACTGGCCCTTGTCCCCAACACCTAGCCAGGGTCACTGATGCCTGGAGGAGTACTGATCTCTGAGGACAGGGGCCCAACAGCCAACCTGGGCTTGGGCCTTAGGAGGTAGAAGGGAGCACAGCAATCCTAGGGCATGTGTGACCCCCTTCTTCTTACTACGATCTGACCTCTGTGacacccccagcccagcctggacaCCCTGCCTGACCCTCCTGGGTTTGTCCTGGTGGAATCTGCCAGCTGGCCCAGCTCTTCCTCACCACCCATCCGCCTTCACTAGGAAGGAGCTTAGGTGGGCCCGTGCctgctggggagaggcagggagtggcTGGCTGGCTGCTGATGCCTGCCGTTCACCTCACCCTGGAGACAGAGCTTTTCCCTCGCCTGCACTCACTCCTCCTCGTGGCCACTCCTTAGCAGTCCTGGGCCAGGGGCCCTGCCTGCTCGGGGCCTCGATTTCCCCTTCTGTAAGTGTACAGTGTTGGACTAGATGACCTCCCGGGCCAGGCTGAGTCCTGTGACTGGGGGATGGTGGGGTTGCCTGGGGACAAAGATGCAGTGTGTGCCGCCCCTAAGCCCAGGGCCGGACAGGCCCAGCCAGATGTGCGCCTCCCCCTTGAGTAGCCAGCTGCTCGGGGCTGGGCCCCGTCCTCCACCCCTCTCCTGGGGGTTGCTGGGCCGTGGCAGGCAGACGCTAGAGAGCCAGGGCTGATGAGGAAACTACCACTCGGCTCCATCTGGAACAGTTCCTTCTAGAGCTCCTGGCCAAGGAGCCTGGCTGCTCACATGCCTTAGTCTTGGGGCCTGAGCAGAACAGGCTCTGTCCTGGGAAGGGGCACCTCAGACACGTGGACGTGGCTGAAGAACAGGCTCCATTCCCTAGAGGGTCACACCTACTCTCTGTCCCAGCTTGGCAGCAGCCAGAGGTCCCTCGGGCCCACAGTCCTCTCTGCTCTCACTGGGACCTCCATCCAGACCCATCTGGGAGCCAGGCTGGCACATAGCAGTGAGGCCTGAGTAGAGACAAGGGTCCCAAGGttagagagagagggggaagtgTGTGTTGATGTGTGcacaagccccccaccccccacccccctgctctTGTGGGAGAAGGCTTGTCCTCTGGTACACTGCTGCCTGCCCTCTAGCAGGAGGGTACATGCTCCTTGAAATAAGGGTTCTGCGCTCTCTTTGGCAAACTCTGTTAAACAAAGTCAGTTTTCTTTACCTGCAGAACTTGCCAGGGCCTTGAGATAATTAATGTGTATTAGGAATCTCTAATGAGCGTCCATGGGCGGCTTCCCATACCTTTTGGTCTGCGTCTCCAAGCTGTTCAGAGATTGTGCCCACCCCTCTTCTCCATAGTTGGGTCAGTgaaagatgaggaagcagagggtAACCTCTGAGGTTAATAAAGTTCTCCCACTCCCTCCTACCCCCAGCACAGGAAGGACTGCCTGCCTCCATCGGGTCTTCCCAGACCCTGGCAGGGCAGAGGGGGACCCAGCTGAGCCTCCACCGTGCCACTTGGTGGCTGTGTATCTATCCATGGGCTAGTCAGTTCTTCTCCCAAACCTCgtcttcctcacctgtgaaacatGATATTACTAGCCACTACTTGTGGGTTTCTCGTGAGTCTTAACTGAGGTAGTACAAATTAGAAATTCCTAACTGTGGCTGGCACTTAATGAATGCCTAGCCCGGCTGTGGTGGTTACAGTGGCGATACAGCTGGTGGTGGAGGAGGCCCTGACCCTGTATCCTCTTGTGCCGACAGAGTGAAGACACTTGCACGTGGGCGCCTGACCATGTGCCTGCGCTGAGCAGCAGAGCCCACCAGGCATCTCTGTCGTGGGCAGCAGGACTCCGGTGCTCATCTGTGGACTCCCCGCAGTTGGCAGGTTCCCCCACCAGTGGGGTCTGGGCCTCGGCCCCACCATGTCGAGCCTCGGCAGCGGCCCCCAGGACACCGgcggtagcagcagcagcagcaacgcCAATGGCAGCAGTGGCAGCGGCCCAAAGGCGGGAGTGGCAGACAAGAGTGCAGCGGCGGCGGCTGCTGCGCCAGCCTCGGTGGCGGATGACGCACCACCCCCTGAGCGCCGGAACAAGAGCGGCATCATCAGTGAACCCCTCAACAAGAGCCTGCGCCGCTCCCGCCCTCTCTCCCACTACTCTTCCTTTGGGGGCAgcggtggcagtggtggtggcagCATGATGGGCGGGGAGTCTGCCGAAAAGGCTGCCGCGGCCGCAGCCGCTGCCTCCCTGTTGGCCAATGGGCACGACCTGGCGGCGGCCATGGCTGTGGACAAAAGCAACCCTACCTCAAAGCACAAAAGTGGTGCTGTGGCCAGCCTGCTGAGCAAGGCAGAGCGGGCCACGGAGCTGGCAGCCGAGGGACAGCTGACGCTGCAGCAGTTCGCGCAGTCCACGGAGATGCTGAAGCGCGTGGTGCAGGAGCACCTACCGCTGATGAGCGAGGCGGGCGCTGGCCTGCCCGACATGGAGGCCGTGGCGGGCGCCGAAGCCCTCAATGGCCAGTCCGACTTCCCCTACCTGGGCGCCTTTCCCATCAACCCGGGCCTCTTCATCATGACCCCGGCGGGCGTGTTCCTGGCTGAGAGCGCGCTGCACATGGCCGGCCTGGCCGAGTACCCCATGCAGGGAGAGCTGGCCTCCGCCATCAGCTCGGGCAAGAAGAAGCGGAAACGCTGCGGCATGTGTGCGCCCTGCCGGCGGCGCATCAACTGCGAGCAGTGCAGCAGTTGTAGGAACCGAAAGACTGGCCATCAGATTTGCAAATTCAGAAAATGTGAGGAACTCAAAAAGAAGCCTTCCGCTGCTCTGGAGGTAACGGCGCCTTAGAGGGAGGTGTGTGGGCTCTTGGGTCTGTCTGGCAGTCCaaacccacccccgccccccatccccacctttcCTGCCTGGGCAAGTGTCTGGGGGATGCCCGGCCTGTCCATGGGCTCTGGGGTCCTAGGCCAGGCTCCGAGACGGCAGTTCACTGCCCCAGGAGTCAGAGCCACATCCCAAGATGCCCTTAGGTTGTAGTCTGCAACCTAGGCAAGCATGTAATTCCAGTCAGGGACCTAGCAGAATCCCGCCAGGCCCCGGGATTCTGAACCCCTCCTGGAGTTCTGGGTCAGGTATTGAGATTCCCACACAGGTCTTAAGTCTCTGACTTTCAGACATGTCGTAAAGCTTCCAGTCTGTGACCTAAGATTCTGGGACTCTCCCCTGCTCCATGTGAGGGGTTCTGTCCTGTAGACCCTCTGGCTTTGAGGGATAAGTCCTTCATTTGCCCCTTCAGAGCCCAGCCTTTCCCCCAAGGCCACCCAAGGATACAGCAGCTCCAGTGCTGACTGCTGTGCTCTGAGGCCTGGAAGACCCTAGCGCTAGGTACCTAGCTGACCTATTTGGGGTGCCCGGCGGCCCCAAGTTCAGTCTGGCTGCATAGTTGATGGCCAGGGTTCCTATGGGCTTGGGGTTACCGGGTGGCTTGAGCCTGGGATGTGGGTAAAGCCTGTCCACTATGGGATTGGCTTTGAGAAAGCGGAAGGGTTCCCATGCTGCTTTCTCTCCACCCTCAGGGCCTGTCCCCATGCCCCCAGCCATGAGAGCCTAGCTGTGGTGCCAGGCCTGGGTACAAAAGCATCTTTTCAGCCTGCTGTCCCTGCCCTGTCCCCGCCCCTCCATGAGTGGGCTTGACGCAAATGTCCAGAATGGTTGGAAAACAATAATGGCATCCCAGCCATGGCTATCCCCCCCAACTCACCCTAGCCCCAAACCTCATATCTATTCTCCTGCCCAGAAAACACACCTGTATGCACACAAAAGCACCCGCTCTCCTCTCATGTAGAGACagtcagatacacacacacacacacacacacacaccctgccctgTACACAGTCTTATTATAGATGCAGCCTTTTAATAAACACAGCAAGCATCCATCCTTCTCAGCACAGCTCCAAACACATTACACACTGTAGCATAGCTCAAGGCACACATCCTTGTATGCATCCAGTGCACACGCATACACACTCATTCGACAGAAACGTGAACACAGCTCCCAGATGCATCATGGCCACCTGCCGCTTGTAGCCTTTGGACCAGGGAAAGGGGGCTTGCTGTCTGGAAGGAGGGTTCCTGGGCACAGCGGCTCAGGAGGCCTCACGGTGCTCCAGGCTctccggtggtccagtgggtcaGGCTTCTCTGGCCTGGCCAGGATGGCAGGAACTCCAAGGGGTGGCTGCTTTTACTCCATGCCCATTCCTCCGCCATGAGGCCATCCACAGGGGAACGTCTTTGCACCAGGCCCCGCCGGACCCTGACTGAACTCTctccttgtttttgtctcccgCCCCCGCCAGAAGGTGATGCTTCCGACGGGAGCCGCCTTCCGGTGGTTTCAGTGACGGCGGCGGGAACCCAAAGCTGCCCTCTCCGTGCAATGTCACTGCTCGTGTGGTCTCCGGCAAGGGATTCGGGCGAAGACAAACGGATGCACCCGTCTTTAGAACCAAAAATATTCTCTCACAGATTTCATtcctgtttttatatatatattttttgttgtcgTTTTAACATCTCCACGTCCctagtataaaaagaaaaagaaaagaaaaaaaattaactgctttttcggaagaacaacaacaacaacaacaaaaagaggtaaagacGAATCTGTAAAGTACCGAGACTTCCTGGGCAAAGAATGGACAATCAGTTTCCTTCCTGTGTCGATGTCGATGTTGTCTGTGCAGGAGATGCAGTTTTTGTGTAGAGAATGTAAATTTTCTGTAACCTTTTGAAATCTAGTTACTAATAAGCACTACTGTAATTTAGCACAGTTTAACTCCACCCTCATTTAAACTTCCTTTGATTCTTTCCGACCATGAAATAGTGCATAGTTTGCCTGGAGAATCCACTCACGTTTATAAAGAGAATGTTGATGGCGCCGTGTCGAAGCCCCTCTGTATCCATCCACGCGTGCGGAGCTGCCGCAAGGAGCTCACAGAGCGGGAGGGAGCAGCCCACCCACCCCCCGGGCCCAGGCCAGCCTCGCTGTACCCACGGTCCCCAGAATGGGACCCCCCCCCAACCCTAACAGTGATGATTTTGCAAAAACAAAAGTTCTGTTCGTTTATCCATTGAGATCTGGGAAGCTCATGTCTCGATATTTCTGATCCTGGCTACTTCCCTTAGAGAAAATGAGCCCTTTTTTTCTGGCCTCACTGATGGCAACAGAAGAAAGGGCTTCTTTGCGTGGGCCCTGCCAGTGGGGGTGGGTGCCCAGGGGCCCCCGGTGGCCTGGGCCCCCTTGCCCATGGCCAGCTTCCTGCTGATGAACATGCTGTTTGTATTGTTTTAGGAAACCAGGCTGTTTTGTGAATAAAACGAATGCATGTTTGTGTCACGAAGCACCACTGGCTTCTTGCTGTCCGGTTTTGGGGCCTGGCTTGGGGGCTGTTGCTGGGCAGGGGGTGTCTGGGACTACCTTAGGAAGGAGGACGGATGGCCCAGGGACATTTAGAGGGGGGATCTCTTGGGAAGTGAGGCCGTCTGGATCCAGAAGGGGGGCAGCCCTGGCTGACGGGATGGAAATGCTCTTCATCTGGAAGTGGCCGGTACTGGAGCACCTCACCTGCCTGATGGTACACCCTACCTCAGGATCTGGACCTCCAGGGACCTTCACTTACCTGGGGCCACCTTCTCTGTTCACCTCAATGCATCAGGTCCGATCAGTGCAAAGTAGCCAGCAGTACTGGCAGGGGGTGGGCACTGAGCTGCCTGTTCAGGTTCTTATTTGTTCTTCCTTGCAGGGATCCAGTAAGGTGAATCCCCAGGGATCAGTTTTAGCCCAAGTTCTTGGGGACTTGGCTACGCCtggcacacgcacacacacagtcatCCCCACGTACCCCCCTTCAGGCCTGGACGTGTCCCTGGCTTTGGCTCTTggcatccacacacacacaccacccccgcCGAAAGATTGTTGGCACAAGGTTGTCTGGGACCTCCAAGACAACATGTCTGGGGAAGTCACCACACAGCCGCGTGGTCTAGGCCAGGGCAACCTGAGCAGGAAGGGGTGGTAGCTGCACGCCCCAGCCCTGGACATCACAGAGGCTGGATGTATGCAGGATGCGGCCTCTCATCCACTTGAGCAGGAGGCGTTCTCCCCACCCAGCTGCTCTGAGCCTGGCTGAGATGAAGCTAGACTTGAGGAAGGACTTCCTGACCATGTTGGGGCCTGGCTTCAGGTGGGTGAGGGCTTTTGGGATGACGAAGGGGCAACTTCTAAAGCTGAGTGGGCGGTCAGGTGGGGGAAATGTCTCTGCCATTGTTCCTGGGAGGAAAGAAAGCAGCCATGTTGGGTGAGGGTTCTgacccccaaccccttcccaggTGTCACAAGCTCCCTTTGAGCACCAGGAGCTCAGCAGCCTGGCCTGGCACAGCAGGGGCAGGCGGGGGTGGTGGGAGGCAGCTTTCAACTTCATCTCTGCCTGGGAAAAATTCCCTTTCATGTGGCTGCCTGTGATCTCTCTGGGCAGCTCTGccaaaggtggggggggggggcggtccaGCGGGGAGTAGGGGGAGGTGTTGCAGCCTGGGGCACCCTCGCCCCCGCCAGCACAAGGCAAACTCCAGAACCTCTTAGGGGCAGGGAGGGTCCTCCTTGGAGGAGTTGGGGTGGGAAGCCTGGCCAGCAGGGGGCACCTGGGCAGGaggcccctgcctgcccccaccTGGCTGCTGGCAGCACACAGGGCGCAGATGGCCTGGGCCAGCCCTCATTGGCATGCCTACAGGTGTGGGGTGGACGGCTCCGGTGCCAGCCCCGAGGGGGGGATGCTGTGACTCAAGTCAGCCTGTACCCTTTAGTGTGCCAACCCACAGCCCGGCCATGGCTCCTGGGCTCACCCCCCCCAACACAGAGAAGCCCTGAGCTTGAGGCCCCTCGTCTCTTCCAGCTTTGGCCTCTTGTGCTGTGCTTTGTGGAAAGGGTAGGCCAGCCCCTCTGTCTGGAGGAGGCCCAGGTAGGGGTGGTGATAACTGAGGTTGAACACATGATAAgacctcagttacctcatctgggaaatggggacAGTGATATTCTCTCCCCTATAAAGTTGCCTGATGATGAAATGAGATCACTCTAGGGAAGGGCCTGGTTCACTGGAAGCACTCAGTCAATGGGAGCTGGCGCTgctattttaaaactattattcaCCAAAGTCTCACCAAGATGTCTCCCACCTTCCGCCCAGGGTGTGCATCCTCCCTGAAGCCCCAGCCACCCCATCTCGCCACAGAGTGGCCTAGCTGCTGCCCTAGCCCTGGGCCGGGCCCTGCTCTGGCATGTCTGTCTCttactgtttctttcttcttcttcttcttctttttaattaattaatttatttttggctgcactgcgcagcttgtggggatcttagttccctgaccagggatcaatcccaggcctcagcagtgaaagcgctgagtcctaaccactggagcgccagggaattccctgtctctgCCTGTTTCTATCTGGTGCTCTGTCTTGACCGTCAATGCTGGTCCTCGAAGACTCTCTCTTCTGTGTTTCGTCACCTTTCCATGTAtctcagtctctgtgtgtctcttgtGTCTCTACCTCACTATCTCCCTGGATCTCTCACCTCTGTGTCTTTCTGTGTCGGGCTCACCCCTGCTGCTCTCCCGTCTGACAGAGAAGTACTTAGAGGCGGGCTCCCCTGTGGAGCTGAATGTCCAATTCCCCTCCCCGGGAAGCTGTAGCACAGCTCCCCTATGCTACAGTCGGGAGCCTGACCTCCTGGTGACCTGGGTGTCTTCACCTCAAGCACCCCATAACCCGGCTTGGGTGGCAGTGGGTGGCTGGAGAGGCTGGGAGTGAGTGCACCTGGGGCTGTGGAGCTGGAGACAAACCCAGCCTCCATGTAGctttgtgtgcctctgtgtgGGGGGCTTCAAGGCCCTGACAACCACGTGAGGCCTTGTGCGGCAGCGTGTCTATGTGTGACACTGACTGACATTTTGAAAATGGGTCGGTGACAGTGTGTGGTAGACTGATGTGAGACCTCATGTGGCCATGGGTTAGTATGTGATGTCAGCAGCCCCACGCTTTGGGGTGTTCTGTGACATTGCATGTATAATCCTGTGACATTGTTCAATCCTGTAACAGACCCAGTATGATGCCAGGTTGTACAGCTGAATGTGTGACACTGGATGTGTAACACTGATGCTGTATGGCGTGCATGACCCCATGACAAGACACCGGTGGTCCTCTGTGGTTCATGATGTTGTGCCTGTGTGACCATCATGGGTGTGGCCCTGGGACTGATATCAGGGGTTCTATGTGAGTGTGTGATGCTGGCTTGTGATCATGCTGTGACCTTGTGACACTGCCTGGGTGTGTGCTTATGACATTGTGTGTCAATGTGCACCTGTGATCCCCTCAGTGATGCTGACATTATGCACCGTGGTCTTTGTCTACAGCATTTCCTGGGTCTCTGCCCTGACAGCCATGCAACTCTGGGGACAGAATGAGGGCCCTTGGCAGCCCCTCTTacccccagcctggccctgagGCCCAGTCTGGGTGGGGAAGCTGGCATGGGGGCAGCAGGCACGGTTCCCACGGCCACCACGGCCCCTCTCTcagccccaccaccaccagcttCAGCTCCGCAGAATATCCTGGCAACCCCAGCTTCTTTGTTCTCTGTGGCCGCCAaaggcctctccccaccccggcCTGCCCAGCGCCTGCCAggcgccccctcccccccaaagcAGCAGGGTTTGGCCTGACCTAGTCCCTTGCTGCCCTTATCCCCCACTCGAACTGGGGCCCCTGTTTCATGCCCTGAACCTGACTCAGCACACCAGACTGGGACTCTGGCCCTATGCTATGATCTTACTGTCATCGTGTTgtgcaggaagaaggaagaaggacagCTCCTGTAGTGTACTGGGTGATTGTGGGCCAGGAACTAGGCTCTCTGTATGGGTACTTCTCCTTGGCCCAAGGCTAGTTGGAGGCTGTCTTCAGCCTGGCATGTTTtcaatttgttaaataaatttgcTTCTTTGATTCCAGGAAGTCATCAGTTTAGGgattattatctattttacagatgagaaactgaagcccagagagagtaGGGGACATGCCCAAGTCACAGAGCAAGATGGTAAGGGGAACTGATTAGAACTCGGGCTCCTGGCTGTCAGACCCCTGCACCAGGCTGCTTTGGGAGGACCAGTTGCCTCCATGGACAGGAAAGAGGGCAGAACCTGGGAGTCTGAGTCTAGACACATTTGTCCTCCCCTCTTCTTGGTCACCATGTGTCAAAGCCACGttctgcatgtgtgtttgtgtgtgtgtgtgtgtgtgtgtgtgtgtgtgtgcccttgTGGATGACCTTGGCCAAATGCCCTTGCCTCTGTTCCCAGGAAAAAAGGGCAACATAACCAGGGACCGTAGGGTGGGGCACTTGGCATGGTGCTTTGCAGAGCAACAAAGTCACCTCACAGTGCCAAAACCCACGGCACCTCCAATAAGGACATGGGGCTGCTGGCCCCGGGGGCAGATTCTGGCTTGGGGCCCCAGCCTCTATTCCCAGACTCAGCCCAGCTCTGTGCTGTCACAAAGAAGGAGGTGGTGATGGCCACATGGCTCTGCTGCATTCAAGGCCGCTTAGGCCTGACCTGATTGCAGCGCCAGCTCCCACTCCCTCCCAGGTActggagatggatggatggaggtcATTGTGCACCCAGccctggctccccactgcccacccGCGACCCTGTGCTGACAGGCACTGCTGCCGACAGCCAAGGCGGGGGAAGGACAGGCAGCCACCAGCATGTTAACAATACAGACCTTGGCCTAGGCGCCCTGCAGGCAGGTAATTAGCACAGAGAGGCCCAGCTGCCCCCCAAGCTCACACAGCCCCGCAGGGAGTCCTGTCCCGAGAGGTCCACATCTCTCCTGAGGGCCCCTTGAGGGCTGTTCCTGCCACACTGAGTGGAGAATGGCTGGGGAAGATAGAGGGGGTATGGGAGGGTCCCCCGAGGCCACCGACCCGGCTGCCAGAGTGGACACTTTCATCTCTCTTCGCCTGTCGACCTGCCATCCCTCAGCGGCATTAAATTCCCCTCCTGCCAGAGAACAAGGGCTGCCTCAGATTCCAGGCAGCAGGGCGTGAAGATGGGGTGGGCCCAGGGGAGGAGAGCCAGGTCCTCCAGGCCttcaggcctgggctgggggtggagctTGGGCTGGGGGCTCTGGTGGCCAGCTACCCCAGCCGCCGTCCAGATGCAGGTCTGTTTCCTGCAGCCTTCTCCCTCCTGACTgatgccttcctcccctttcagGTGCTACCTCCTCAGGAGCTTTCTTAACCCCTGCAGGACAGGTCTAGTGTCCCTGTGCCACCCCCATCACTGCTGATCACCCTGGCTGACATCGCCTGACTTCAGGGCTGCGGTCTGCAGCTCAGTGAGGACAGCACTGGCACCAGAAAACCTCTGTGGGCTGAATAAACACATTATCTCCTTCTGGGCAATTTTTTTCCTCTCGTGTGTTTCCAACTCTAATTGGAGTGCTGTCCACAGGTAAGGATAAACTTACTAGAAAGAgccccctttccccagccccctGGAAGCTGCATTTTCTGCATCTCTGCCCTTGGTTAGAGGTGTTGATGATATCACCGCCTCACAAGAGGTAGAGCTTGTTACCTGTATGCCAGGCATTGGGCTAGTCCATTGCACTCACtagctcacttaatcctcaccacaaccccgTGAGGAGGGCGATGATCAGTTATCCCATTTTCTAGATCAGAaagttgaggttcagagaggtagaGGTAGAGAAACGTACATAAGGTCACAAAGCCAAGTTCCTCTGGTTTCAGAAGCTGGCCCTTAAACACCTGGTCATGCTTCAGGCTTTGGCTGGAAGAAACCAAACCCCCCACCCTACATGCCTGTGATCCTGCCCGGATGCAGGATTAGGGTCAAGCATTACTTACTTAAACTTTTCTGCACTTTTTGactattgt is a window of Globicephala melas chromosome 3, mGloMel1.2, whole genome shotgun sequence DNA encoding:
- the CXXC5 gene encoding CXXC-type zinc finger protein 5 translates to MSSLGSGPQDTGGSSSSSNANGSSGSGPKAGVADKSAAAAAAAPASVADDAPPPERRNKSGIISEPLNKSLRRSRPLSHYSSFGGSGGSGGGSMMGGESAEKAAAAAAAASLLANGHDLAAAMAVDKSNPTSKHKSGAVASLLSKAERATELAAEGQLTLQQFAQSTEMLKRVVQEHLPLMSEAGAGLPDMEAVAGAEALNGQSDFPYLGAFPINPGLFIMTPAGVFLAESALHMAGLAEYPMQGELASAISSGKKKRKRCGMCAPCRRRINCEQCSSCRNRKTGHQICKFRKCEELKKKPSAALEKVMLPTGAAFRWFQ